The sequence gcagctgctgtgagacacttgtttgagacacactgcagtaagatagatcgattttagaatatcatattaaatgctggatggcttgtgttgataaatggcatgcaattcattttaaaacgtattgtatgatggagaaaatgctgtattacttttactaaaaataaagctgcatctgattatgctatgttagctatttgacaaaatagtgtttttctccgAGGCATGGTAACgcatggtactcacaaaaaaaaatcaagaaaattagatttaaacaataagactaaatgtgttgagctatataacaataattagttttctgtctataaatatatcaaaacagttgttcccttgtctattaaaactatattaaagcgtctttggtctttccatggtttctacaaaataaaaccaattttctcacgattcaCAAAtatttggaaacatttgggattttgtcaagtgaacaaaatatataacactggcctagtgggatttggatattttactgcaaaaatattacatattgcacctttaagagtGAAGACAGTCACCCAGCAACCTGCTAATTCCCACCAATCACATTCTTCTACTGCCACAATCTCAATCTCTATTGACTTTTAATGATCATACATGACTTCAATATTCATAAATCCTGGACTTCAGTAGGTTACTTCACGTTTATAAATGTCACCCCAAAGTAAAGCTACTGCTTTAATTACCCAAAGCCGAAGCTTAGACTCACAGAAGCTGACCAAACTGAAGGACGCTTGTTGGATTGGAAAACCTCGCTCAAAATATGAAGTGAAAACGCAACATTCCGTTCATTTAGCCTGCGCTAAAAGCCAAATTCACAACCGACTCATTAATATCCAGATACAGGACCAATGACAGTTCAATGGATGCTCATACTTACATTATGCACGCGTCAGTTGTTTTCCcagagatgatgatgatgattctgCCGCACACGCTGTTCAAACATGAACCGGCTTGTGTCGACCTCCAAACAAGCCATTCTCTCTGagagaacagaaaaaaacacattttaaagcaCGTAAATTAGATAATCACACCTTTATGTTGCACCATAATCAAAGGGAAGTCTATTCTGTAgacatataattataatttaacataatgtaaaataattcaTAAGTTATTGTTCTTATGAAATTAGTTTCGAACATACcttaacatatttattttggACTTAAACTACGGTTCAACATGTCTTAATTATTCACATAATTCTTTTACGTTGCTGTTGTAAATTCTCTGTTCTGAATGTGTGAGAGAAAAAGAACATTTTCTCATAGAGCACTAGAGGGCACCCCTGCGGTAagggtaaaaaaacaacaaaaaaggacACTTCCGTCGACTTTGCGTGAGCGTTGACTGACAGTTTTTTTAACCAATTACAGTGAAGAAGAGCTTCAATGAGGCGTAGCCAAAAGCACAAACGCAGCCAATCACAGCGTAGCAAGTGCAAGCAACGGGTCCAGAAGTGAGGTGTCTATTTCTGCCGTAGATGGTATCGAATCAAGTAGAAAGTTGAAAACTGCTAATATATGGTTGAAAATTGTGATTAGAATGAATGGAACAGCATATTCAAACTTTGACAATCAAGAGCACGTTCTCAAACTAGGCGAAACTTTTGAGAAACAACCTAAAAGTGCGTTCCACACGGTACGATGTAAGTGGTATCTTTTACATTATTATCTGTATATTAGAATATTCATATAAACACATTAGTAGAAatcatattttgaaaaataaaatgagcTGTTTCTTACGTTGATACTGAAACCATACGTTGTTTTCAAACAAAACGCACAGGCATGTGAGAAGGCAGCTATGTGCTTTTCCACCTTGCTggataaattcagctttgtaatgttgctttaaaattatataaaaaaaatctgtctttGTGATATCCATCCTAAACGAACACCTTTTTCTCTCAGCTGAGAACCTgtggtttaaaataaaattttgtgcAACATTTAATTCATGAGGAATTAATAACTTTACATTATAATAGGACACTTGCGCCCTCTGTAGGTTCAACAATAGTAATACACTACTTAAGTCTGCAATTGCTCATCTTATTGTTGTGAAATATGAATGTTTTCTTCCTGTTCATAGATGATTTTAAACCAGCCTCCATAGACACAACATGTGAGGGGGAACTCGAAGTAGGCAAAGGAGAGCAAGTTACAATCACACTACCGAACTTGGAGGTAGGTTTGATAACCTGGTTCTGCAAAACATTTCTTTTATGTAGCACAGATGATTCAGCTGAAATTTTTTCTCTCCCATCAACATTTACAGGGATCCACAGCACCTGTTACCGTGtttaaaggttccaaaaggccTTATATGAAAGAATGTATTCTCATTGTTAACCATGACACGGGAGAGTATCGTCTGGAGAAACTCAACAGTAACATTGCGGTCAAGAAGACCAGGTAATAACACTTTTGTGTTCCAAGTCATATggatttatcatttatttcattatatattCCTTTTAAAGCTTATTTTAAAGCTTATTTTCCTTGCAGGGCTGAGGGAAGCAGTAAGATTCAGTCACGGCTGGAGCAGCAAACCAGCAGGCTCAGTCAGCAGATGAAGACCGGTAGTGGAAGCAAGGCTCCATCCAGCACCAAGAGCTCTCCTCCCAAGGAGAAAATGTCTCCGTCATCTCCCATGGATGATATCGAGCGAGGTAATGTGTCTCGCTAAAATCTGAAAAGACTAGCAAACAAGGTTTCAGTTCAGCTAGTACAATTAGCAGGACACTAGCTTGATgaaccaaagaaaaaaaacatgcacacccaaagtttggggtctttAAGATtcctaaaaaaagaaattaacactttttattcagcaagagtacgttgaattgatcaaaagtgacagtaatttTTAcgttgttcaaataaatgctgatttttCGAATTTATCAAACTGGCAAATTGTATtttgatttccacaaaaatattaagcagcacagctgtgtccaatattgatattgataagaaatgtttcttgagcagcaaatcagcaaattagaatgatttctaaaggatcatgtgactgaaaattagagtaatgatgctgagctttgccatcacaggaataaattacattttaaaataaattaagataAGCTGAGTACACTGTCGTCGGTTCATCCTATTGAtttttgattggatggttgtcaTAGTAGAAGCCACACTACAGGACTGTGTgtcaaatcttctgacactgccagaatttcgtgGGACGTAAGATTTGATCGCAGTGGTCATTACTTGGCTGTCAacgaacatgtcaaactagtgATCAAAGACTTCAGATTCACAAAATTCGTCTCAGGTGGCCAAATCGTGGCCTAAATGGCACAGTTTGAACCCGGCTatagaaagcagttatttaaaattgtaatatttttcaaatatgttcaaaaacatcttactgaccccaaacttttagtGTAAAAGAATTCTTGAATAGTACTTGAATTCTTTTGGGAGTCCTACTAGTTTTCATGTGTTTGTGCAGAGCTCATGGCTGAGGCACGTGACATGGAGCAGATGAGCAGTGGAGACAGCTCCTCAGATTCCCACAGTTCCTCCTCATCCAGTAGCGGGGACAGTTCCAGCAGCAGCGACTCAGAGGACGAGAGTCGCCCTCCGCATAATGCGACCCCGGCGCCGCCTCAGAGCACATCTGCCCTCAACACATCTCAAAGCCGCGTGGAAGAGAGCAGCGGCCATTTCATGAACACGCTTAGTGAGTTTCAGGGCTGCTGGGGGATTTTGGTTGGTCTGACGTTCTCTTTTGTGTCTCTAATATGCTAATATTTGATTTATTCCAGAAAATGATCTCCAGTTAAGTGAGTCTGGGAGTGAAAGTGACGATGACTGACTGCAAAGATGTGTTGGATATCTGATGCTGAGAGTCAGTTTTTCAGGAAGTACAGTATCTGTTCACTAGTTAAAATTTTATGCAATATCCCTATCATCCTTTCAGTTATGAAATCTTTTCTTTCCCCCTAGTTTCTTAGTAATGCTTTCATCAGCACAAGCCGTCATTGGACACAAAGTTGGGGGGGGAGGGTCCGGGGTCTGCTGTATTAGTAAATTAagaaaaagtatttattttgttgaGAATGCTACTGCATTGATGTTAGTTTTATAGGAATGTCCTATAGTTGCTTCCTCAGAGGTTagagaaatatatctatttcTGAGATAATTGTGTTTAGAAAGATTACCATGGTcatgttataatatatatattttttgaggCTCGACATACTCAAGCACATGTGATTCAGCAGAATATTATAAGGAGTCTTAAGGAGCATTAAGCTGCCAAGCTCAGTCTCAACAATCTCAGATTTTTACACATTACCCAACCTGCAATACTtgaatttgtcttttttttttttttttttttttttttggatgattATTAAGAGATATTTGTTCATAAGAAACTGTGCCTTGTATATAAGGTGTATTTTGACTATCCATCCCATTCTCTTACATTGAAGTttacccattttttttttttttctttttttttttccaattccTGCTTGGAGTCCTTAAGATGTAATCTCCATTTAGATATAGAAACCTATGTGTTGTGTATGTCTTACTGTACGCCTCTGGCAGGCCCAAAAGCAACACTCTTCACTCTTAAAGGATGTCTTTATCCAGCCTTTCTTGAGCACTAATTGCAAAAATGATGTGCCATCGTATTATAGCAAGGTTGACTGATGTGGTAAATGTAGTTCTGTGGGAGACATTTGATCATTAAATTTGTGTATAGACAAATAAAGACTTGTTTTGTGATGCTTATTTGTTGATAATTTTATTGTCTTCATAGAATGCCATTTTCAGCATCTGAGCTGCAAAGTTTTTACCTAACTTCATGTTGTGGCATTATTAACTTAAGCATTACTTCTATTATATTGAGGGTTTCAACTTACAGTTAATCTTTTTGAACATTATGCaataattttatgtatttatagaTATTACTTTTTAGAGGAACAAACTTTAAAAACATGCATTGGTTTGTTTCTAAAGCAAAGATCATTTTTCCTCTGGAAATATTTAGGGGGTTTTATGCATTCAACTGTAACCGTTTCTCTGTCACAGTTAATGCCGGGAAACATGAACTTACTCATTTTCTATACAATTACAAAAATTTGCCTGGGAAACTAAGTTTCATTTGCTATGAGTTTATTTATACTTGCATTTTCAGTGCCAaccatattatattgatttgcAAAGAAATTGTCTGGTATTTTTAGATAATTTGATTGGCATTAAAAGGTCTTTTTGTAGCAACAAAAAATGATTAATGCTtgtaatatatgaatatatgttttttgtgtgtgtgtgtgtgtgtgtgtgtgtgtgtgtgtgtgtgtgtgtgtgtgtgtgtgtgtgatgataTCCAGTCTGACCATGGTGACAATTTAATAAACGAAGTTGTAAAGCATCTTTGAGTCATTGAGACCAGTTTTTTGACTAGTAACAATCAGTGAGGTGAGCAGTAACTGATACTTCTGCACCTTTGTTAAATTTTTGGAGTCAGTGTTTAcccctttttttctttatttaaaggtgctaaagaggatcttttcgtcgactgagaaaccaaagacgttagtgagtttttgaaatgagcgcatgcataagaacaacccccctccttcacacctcatttcgagggaacgcctcccaaaactcgtgcacgagtattagaacacgagtgtttaccaccggcattcgctgtgtcgtgttagtggattcattatgtcggactcaccgcaggtaactcataatctgcagttgttactcctgtctcctgacaaaaacattgcatgcggcgcctgtagagtgtggaaagttactggagcgcgcagccacgctcatctctcacaaggaacgtaatggcagtgattgacaagccagagggccaatccgtgCACGTCtttcacaaggaacgtaatggcagtgattgacaagccagagggccaatcgtttacacaattatcgcgtaaacgattggctgatgtttttaaggccctacctcgtgcacagatgatgtatattaatagtATTCCtgtcagtgcacctaataaatagtcttttatcagttagtaaagacagtttcaagtaatattgcaaaaatgtataaaacaaaacatcctctttagcatctttaaaagaaattaatacttgtattcagcaaggatgtgttaaattgattaaaagtgacttttacattgttgtaATTGTTTagcttttccatcacagaaattttaaatattagaaAACTCTtacttaaaagtatattattttgcaatattactgatttactataattttgatgaaataaatgcagccttggtaagcttcttacattgtttattatgattttataGTAGTAACAGTATTTTGGCGGAAACAATGGTTGCCGAGGTAAATGTTTGAAAGGATAGTAACCCTTTTACAGAATCTCAAGAAGCCGTTGATCACGATGACAAGCGAGTTTACTCAAGTTCATGCGCAGGGGAAGAGCTGCTTCTGGCACAGACTGCCATTACAGGGCAAAGCACTGCTGTAGCAGGATTGTTGTGCGTGCACTGTGCTGTGACTGCGAGATTAGATATGTTTTCAAATTCATTGTTTAGAActggattatttttatgcaggCAGGACAACAGTGGAATAAAATGCCTGACATCGGTATTCCTCAGCGCTGGGACTCGGACAACCAGCACACTGATAGGTGGTGATAAACAAAAAACCATGGACGACTTGGATGGTCCTAGCTTTCTGACATCATTATACTGGCTTTTTGGAAAAGGTTATTTTCAAACGACACATCAAATGCAGgtaaaagttcataaaaaagCATAGGTTCAGTGTTGGACTGACATTAGTTTAAGCTCGAAATCTTTACGTGCGGTTCATGTTTTAAATCTTTTACTACATTTAATGAATGAGTTGGCATTTTCcgtgaaaatatgaaaatattatatCCACAAGCGGCGAAGAGGTGACGTCTGCTGAATAGCGTTCATACATCCCTATATTAACCACAAACTTTATAAATTTAACATAACCCTCTGTTGCTTCTCGCATGTCGGTCAAAAatgaatgatttatttatttattttcgtttcaatgaaatgaatgtaggcctatattttagtatgtttttatttaatattttgtatttttaggatATTTTATGGTAGCCTACTAAATTATAATTACAATAGTTACAttccaattattatttttttgagcATAGACCTGAAAATTAAATTTCCAACTTAAAACTGTCATAAATTTTGAACGTTTTAGAGCACAGGCTTAATTTTGACCTCTTTTCAAAGACAATTGGCaaattattgctgaagtgaaaaaaagtttaaaaaggtACTACataatattatgtttattatgaaaaattaacaattttattttcattttttcatatgaaatatatagTGGTTAAACGGATCCGTTGATCCGTGATCCGTACGGACCAAGCCCCACGGTTCGGGACGCATGTGATTCACGGTTCATTTGCAAGTTTCACCGCAATAGAGTGAACAGGTTATAATTTGAACGTGTTTTGTCTCGCTATTtcacacattaaatagatataaaaccaTTCTGTTATCGGTACGCACAGACGCGCATACAAGGCTCGCGCGCACAGagagcgagcgagagagaggCGCGTTTAAGATAGCTCTTAAACCATAAATTTATTTCTCTTTCGCGTCCTCAATGCACTTGGATGGTCACATACACGCattatgtcagtcaaaataCCCCTCTCGGCAAGTATTCTCGTAAACACATTCGGTTATGTCTTTATTGAACGAGGTGAGAATTCGCAATCGGATGTGTATCTATCGGATGTGTGCgttactcttaaagtgacagtaacctataaatacctgctgttgtctgtcatgtaaatcaaacaacaaaacacagctttaacaaagattaatctatattacatttacacagtgaacagtttcattttatatttaattattacatttctgtacatgaaaattaatactacagttattttatattttatttgtaactttgttgcatttatctatgcttgattggtgtacagtatttgttctttttacagtctgttcacttgcctttaataatgtattagttaggCTTGTAGTTTCTGTTGTGGTATCAGAGTAGTTAAAGTGGgtaataaatgcaaagttaaGTTACCCCCCAACccctaattattattttttttttttgctgatccAAAAAATGATCCGATCCGTGACTTCATAACCACGATGTGATCCGAAACCATGAGTTTTGTGATCCGTTGAACcacaagaaaaatatattttcaaaaaaatgtttcactctaaaactgcaagaaaatcaaagccataaatctaaaaaaaattgaTCAACTTGATatctttcagtaagattttgtttggccaGGACAATTTAAACTTTtcgaatcatgtccatgatttttgtgtgtgtgtgttcacatagcaagtgccaaaacctttaccaagtttCATACCATtccaatgaattaaaaaattctaaaaaaaaaacaaaacataaattgTTTTGGTCAAAAATTACCCAAGAGCACCAGAGGtttaaacattaacattaaactTTTGCCATGTTGGTTCttgtgaaattaaaatgttttattaaatcttttttgtttatttactttaaaaaattttaattaatgcAGATAGAGCACAGCAAAATCTACGGCCCACTTTGGAAGTCCAAATATGGACCATTGGTTGTTGTTAATGTGGCCAGTGCAGACCTCATAGAACAGGTTCTGCGGCAAGAGGGTCGCCATCCCATCCGCACTGACATGCCCCACTGGAGAGGCTACCGGAAACTCCGGAATCATGCCTATGGACCCCTCACAGAGTAAGTGACACCGGAGACCCGAGTACAACTGGCACAAGCATTCATCTGTCAATTACACATGCATCCCACAGATAATGTTCAGCCATAATGCTGTCAGCTTCTGcaaaagtacacacacacacacaacctgcagatgtttttaaaaacatttgtcaAATAGGCATATAGTGTGCATGTCTGAACTTGTATTGAATAGCTAGCAGCTTGCAAGTGATAGTGAGTAATGTACAAAATGGAAACATGACTGAGGACACACCACGTTATGTGCGTTAAACAATGAACCAAAGAAATTCTTGTCATTTGTGCTTCATAATCTCATTTTAGTGAGACAAATAGGGAATTGTTTTCGAGACCTTACAGTGAACACTGAACAATGAAATTGCAGTGAACCCTTTAGGAGTTCAATCAATTCACTGAGTTctaaattattatgcaagttaCATATCAGTGGGATTTccgtacaataaacattcagattttagtttttcaaagaaagtgtttgtttatttgatttCTGCATATCTTTTTACTGGTATCAATTTCAGAGAGGTTTGTTTTTCCAGGTCTACTTAAGTAAATGGAAACTCTTCTTTTAAGAGGTTGTTCCACACAGTTAAGCAattcacagttctcatgcaagatggggaggaagaaagatctttctgcagatgaaaagcatgaaatggtgcaatgtctTGCAAAAGGCATGAGtcttgtgaa is a genomic window of Chanodichthys erythropterus isolate Z2021 chromosome 14, ASM2448905v1, whole genome shotgun sequence containing:
- the eaf2 gene encoding ELL-associated factor 2, encoding MNGTAYSNFDNQEHVLKLGETFEKQPKSAFHTVRYDFKPASIDTTCEGELEVGKGEQVTITLPNLEGSTAPVTVFKGSKRPYMKECILIVNHDTGEYRLEKLNSNIAVKKTRAEGSSKIQSRLEQQTSRLSQQMKTGSGSKAPSSTKSSPPKEKMSPSSPMDDIERELMAEARDMEQMSSGDSSSDSHSSSSSSSGDSSSSSDSEDESRPPHNATPAPPQSTSALNTSQSRVEESSGHFMNTLKNDLQLSESGSESDDD